The DNA segment ATGTCGCCAAGATGGGCTTTCCTTTGCCGGTATTCTTTGCCTGGTGCGCGGTGCTGGCGGAATTTTTTGGCGGAATTTTACTGGCGCTCGGCCTGCTGGCCCGCCCAGCGGCATTCTTTAACGCGGTTACAACCTTTGTCGCGGCGTTTATTTTTCACAAGGGAGATGTTTCGGGCAGTGGCCTGCTGGGGACGGTGTTTTTTGCCTCGACCCTGGGACTAACCTTGACTGGTCCGGGACGCGTGAGCTGCGACTATTTGATTTGCTATTTTTGGCCCGCGACAACGGCACAGCTCGACTTACTCGATGAACCAAAAACGCACAATAACCAGATAGCAAGCAAATAACTTTCGACAGAGTTGCTATAAATCAGCGGATCAACACGGCAGAGTGTTGCTCAAGCATCTGTCATTTGGAAAGTTAATCACATACCTACTTCTTTGTCACAGTTAATGATTTGTGTTTTACAAATCAGCCGCTGGGCGCTAACCCACGGTTTTTGCCGCTCTAAACGTGGCCTAGCGCCCTATGGCTCATCCTAAAGCGAATCGTTGACAATGCACTGTAACCTGACACAAGCGGACCCCCGCTACACTGGGTTAGACGACGAATTTCTTGAACATCCCCCCCAGGCCCAAGATTGTCGCAATCACCAGGGCAGGTAACAACGTCGGTTCTGGCACGGGAGTCGTAATGAACGCCCAATCGTCGCTAGCGGTATTATTCGTGGCCGAAAACTGAATATGCGTAATGTAATGGCCGGCTGGGGCGGACCATCCAAAAAAAGTATCGTTGGTATTAAAGGCGGCGGGAATGGTAAAATTTCGCACAACGGAGGAGTTATTGGAAAAATGAACGTTAAAACTTAGGTTATTGCCCGCTCCATTAAAGTTGGCATCGATCACGGTCATCCCAAAAGTTGTGACACGCTCCGGGAGTATTTTGTTGGATACCAGATCCAACACTTCGCCAAACACAATATCGTTAAAGTATGGAGTGGGAAAAGGATCAGGTGCCCCATTAAAAATCACGCGCGCGCCCGAAATAGCTCCACTACTACTGGAACTTCCTAAAAATCCAATTTGCCAATCTCGTCGAGCATTGGTCAATCGCAAAGATTTACCACCACCTTGAAAACGGGCATCGATCGTGCGGGCGTTAGTAAACGTTCCATTATCAAAATCAATAACCCCTCCCCGCCCTTGGTCGAACGCGGCAGCGGCAGATGCCTGCATTTGCGAAAATGTTAACGAAGTTGCGCTGACATCCACCCTATTGGTTTGCACGAGATTTTCATCATAGGTACGCACGACGTCGACGGCACCTTTGGCACTTTCGCCTAGCATTAAAACCAAAACCGCGCATAACACCCCAGTTGGAACCGCAGGAATATTGTTCATTAGCTGACACCCTCAAAGAAAGTGAAGTCCGCCGTGGATAATCGGCTAAAAATTAAGACACCCACATATTAAAACGAAATTCTCCCTCGGTCGCAACTTTTTTTAACTTTGCGGGATAATGCCAATTGCGCAGGTCTTTTGAGCAACACGAGTGTGGTGGTTAGCCCCTAGGTGGCGGCATGTTACCCTCTCGCAACTTGGCGGATGATGTTTATTAGTCCCACCACAAAAAACACATGGGAAACTTCAATTCAACTGCACCCCAAAAGACTGCAATCTTTTGTAAACTAATGCCAAGTATCATCTTAGAGGTAAATTGCAAGGTAGCGACAGGGTGACAATACAGAGGCGACAAAATGTCGCCAGGAAAGGCGCTGCGATAGTAGGGCGTGAAAATACAGAGGCGACAAAATGTCGCCACTACGGGGTACAGAGGCGACGGAACGGCGTGACAATACAGCGGCGACGGAACGTCGCCACTACGGGAGAATCGCCGCTCCTACCGCGTTACTAGCATTTTATTTTTTAATAGACCCGGAGTCTCCTCGGCGGTCGCCAAACCCGTGACATATTGCAGTTCGTTCATGGTCTTTTCCGTCTCGACCATGCTATTGGCGATTTGATTCACTTGGGTGCTGATAAACTCCGGTTCGTGGCGATTCACCGCCAATTCGCTCAAGCTGCGGATTTTGTTCTCGAGTGCTTCGATTTGCACTTTGACCAATTCAAAGTTGGCCCGCGCTTTTTGCAGATTTTCCAACCGGTCGCGGCTGGTTTGCAGATTTTCCAGCAGAGTCTGGCGGATACGTTGTTCCTGGGGGTTGGTGGAGTCCGCCGGATATTCGGCCAGCCGCTGCTCGCTACGGCGAATGTCCACCTCAATTTGGTCGTCGCTGGTCTTATTTAAAAAGCGGGCCAGCGATTGATGCGTATACAACAGCCGCAAATGCAGCCATAGGAGCCGGTCCAGCCCCTCGGTCTGAAAATTTTCCAGACCCACGGCGGGTAGTTCCCCCGGTTGGCGCAGATCCCCCGCGATTTGCTCTAGCTCTAGGCACCGCTGCCGCAACTGCAAAAACCTGTCCAGCGACTCGCGCGGCAGGGTCTGCATGATCCGCTCCAGCGCCTTTTGCGATTCCTCGCCCACCGTGGCGCGGGTGGCTTTGGCCTCTTGGGCCTCGACATAACTTTGAAATTTGGGGTTGGTGGACAACATTCCCAGGTAGGCGACTTCCCCCGCCGCCACCAGCGACAGGCCGATTTCCGGGTTGTCCGTCATGAGCGACAACGCCACACCGGCACCCATGACTAGCAGGTTCCAATGGTTCAGAAAGGCCGTTTTCAGGTACTTGCCAAAGCCCAAGGGAGAATTCCTGCCAAAATGAGGTAAAAAATGGCCCCGGGGAGCGAAAAAACTTCACGTTCCTTCGCCACCCCCCGACTGTCCTTATTGTTGTGATCCGAGGTGGCGATGCAAGCCCTAGCCAGCGGGAATTGGTCAAGGGGGACGGCCTAAGCCCGCCGGAGGATCAATCGGACATGCACCTCTTATAACGGGAAGGTCGGCCCCGCCGGCTAATGATTTTTCCACCTAAAAATTCTATCAAAATTCCCGCTCATACTAGGCGATTTTTCGGGCTTTGATTACGATACGGACACGTTATTGGCATTAGGAGCAGCTGGCATAACCCGACGCCCAACGCGGGCTAGCCGCAGGTGCCGCTCCCCGAAACGATTTTTTTAATTCGCGGCTTTTGCAGGAGTTTTTTTCATGAGCACTTCTTGGCGGATGGTGCGTGTAAGCTTGGTGCTAGCGTGCCTGGTGGGGATTTGTTGGGCGAAGGGGGGACATGCCCAGGGAACGGGAACGGAAACTAGCGCGGCGGCGCCGATGAATCCCGAAACGACAACCACGGCGGCGGCCCCCGCGCCGGAAACGCCGGCGGTTTCTCCCCCGGCTACGCAGGCCGACGTGGCCGCAGCCAAAAATGCGGCGAATATGAACGCGAATAACGCTTGGATGCTGACCAGTTCAGCTTTGGTGTTATTTATGACCGCGCCGGGGCTGGCCATGTTTTATGGCGGTCTGGTGCGCAAAAAAAATGTGCTCAGCGTTATTATGCAGTGTCTATTTCTCATGGGCATGATGAGCGTCGTGTGGGCAAT comes from the Pirellulales bacterium genome and includes:
- a CDS encoding DoxX family membrane protein: MTLLRPLALGSPFPRSLSIDFGILLIRLATGILLCTVFEKFLPREGRWGPQDWFIADVAKMGFPLPVFFAWCAVLAEFFGGILLALGLLARPAAFFNAVTTFVAAFIFHKGDVSGSGLLGTVFFASTLGLTLTGPGRVSCDYLICYFWPATTAQLDLLDEPKTHNNQIASK